Proteins encoded by one window of Synechococcus sp. MVIR-18-1:
- a CDS encoding 4a-hydroxytetrahydrobiopterin dehydratase, which translates to MSKQAVLLDDAARQSLCSSCPSWTIAADGLEREWRFQSFIEAFGFMTQVALLAECANHHPEWSNVYNRVTIRLTTHDLGGLSSRDAELAQAIDSLSPTF; encoded by the coding sequence ATGTCAAAGCAAGCTGTTTTGCTCGATGACGCGGCACGTCAAAGCCTCTGCTCCTCTTGTCCTTCCTGGACGATTGCAGCTGATGGACTGGAGAGGGAATGGCGCTTCCAATCCTTCATTGAAGCCTTTGGCTTCATGACTCAGGTCGCACTTCTAGCCGAATGCGCCAATCACCACCCTGAGTGGAGCAATGTTTACAACCGTGTCACCATTCGTCTTACGACCCATGATCTTGGCGGACTCTCCAGCCGTGATGCCGAATTAGCCCAAGCGATCGACTCTCTCTCTCCAACCTTTTAA
- a CDS encoding GTP-binding protein, which yields MSATASNQRIQTNGTPVTILTGFLGAGKTTLLNHILSNQDGLKTAVLVNEFGEIGIDNDLVVSTSADMVELSNGCICCTINGELLEAVDRILKRPEPLDYLVVETTGLADPLPVAMTFLGSELRDQTRLDSIITLVDAENCNARVFESEVGRSQIIYGDILLLNKTDLVSTERVKELEESLRSIKKDARILHSVKGDVPLPLLMSVGLFESDRVATKADHDHHDHGHDHAHAHHDHDHAHHDHAHHDHADHLDIEGYTSLSFSSDGPFSLRKFQNFLDNQLPESVFRAKGILWFNESEKRHVFHLAGKRFSIDDSDWDGERKNQLVLIGQEMDHSTLRRQLQACVAKDAGQGFS from the coding sequence ATGTCAGCGACTGCTTCCAACCAAAGGATTCAGACCAACGGAACTCCTGTCACTATTCTCACCGGATTTCTAGGCGCAGGAAAGACCACTCTTCTCAATCACATTCTCAGCAATCAAGACGGTCTCAAAACAGCTGTTCTGGTCAACGAGTTCGGAGAGATTGGCATCGACAACGATCTTGTGGTGAGCACCAGCGCAGACATGGTGGAACTCAGCAATGGCTGCATCTGCTGCACGATTAACGGCGAATTGCTGGAAGCTGTCGATCGCATCTTGAAGCGCCCCGAACCTTTGGACTATTTGGTTGTGGAGACGACAGGTCTTGCCGATCCACTTCCCGTAGCCATGACATTTCTAGGCAGTGAATTGCGAGATCAGACCAGGTTGGATTCAATCATCACCCTGGTTGATGCTGAAAATTGCAATGCTCGCGTTTTTGAAAGTGAAGTGGGTCGCTCCCAAATTATTTACGGAGACATTCTTCTTCTCAACAAAACAGATTTGGTATCCACAGAGCGTGTCAAAGAATTAGAAGAAAGCCTGCGCAGTATCAAAAAAGACGCTCGCATCCTTCATTCCGTAAAGGGAGATGTTCCCCTGCCTCTCTTGATGAGTGTTGGATTATTTGAGAGTGATCGCGTGGCGACCAAAGCCGATCACGACCATCACGATCACGGGCACGATCACGCGCATGCGCACCACGACCACGACCACGCGCATCATGACCATGCGCACCACGACCATGCGGACCATCTCGACATCGAGGGATACACCTCCCTCTCATTCAGTAGCGATGGACCCTTCTCGCTCCGTAAATTTCAAAACTTCCTCGACAATCAATTGCCCGAGAGCGTCTTTCGCGCCAAGGGCATCCTTTGGTTTAACGAAAGTGAAAAGCGCCATGTTTTTCACTTAGCTGGCAAACGCTTCTCTATCGATGACAGCGACTGGGATGGCGAACGCAAAAATCAACTGGTGTTGATCGGTCAGGAGATGGATCACAGCACCCTCAGGAGGCAACTCCAAGCCTGTGTCGCCAAAGATGCTGGCCAAGGCTTTTCCTAA
- a CDS encoding iron ABC transporter permease: MTSKSLQAQWQQGRTLLAVVACLLAALALFPLGGLIGEGVRGLLLGSASLGADGLIQIRGTTLLLLGTASLGAILGSANGWLLANCRFPGRRLLRIAQLLPLASPSYLLAATLVDLGSIHGIRIYGLGWGVLVMALSTYPYVFLLSTESFSICGRRQLEACRCLGVGPWESFRRIALPMALPAIGAGIALMGMEVVNELGAVQLLGIPSLSAGILQAWQLEGNPAGAVGLALVTLIIVTGLLIGERKLRRRSRRWSEGLTGGESPNWTLTGTRALAAQALGFIPPFLSLGTPLIWACLNLDQLQTGLQPELLLLTLRSLGLALAAAGLALAAALLLAITKRWTTAPWLHSLTFLAGLGYAIPGAVLALALLLIGGPWQLSPILLLLWGYSDRFLAVAKGGLDAGLERMSPSLDEAATGLGCRWPDVLRRIHIPLLRGPLAVGALLVFVDTVKELPLTFALRPFDFDTLSVRVFQYASDERLAAALWPALMILGLGLIAAAALIPGLDHTTET; the protein is encoded by the coding sequence ATGACAAGCAAGAGCTTGCAAGCCCAGTGGCAGCAAGGGAGGACCCTATTGGCAGTCGTGGCCTGCCTCCTCGCAGCGCTCGCGCTCTTTCCCTTAGGCGGATTAATCGGCGAGGGCGTCAGAGGCCTTCTTCTTGGTTCGGCCAGCCTGGGCGCCGATGGTCTGATCCAAATCCGAGGAACAACCCTCCTGCTGCTTGGCACCGCGAGCCTCGGAGCGATTCTTGGCTCCGCAAATGGCTGGCTCCTCGCCAATTGCCGCTTTCCAGGCCGACGCCTTCTTCGGATTGCCCAGCTTCTCCCGCTCGCCAGCCCCTCGTATCTTCTCGCCGCAACGCTCGTGGATCTGGGCAGCATCCATGGGATCCGAATTTATGGACTGGGTTGGGGTGTACTGGTCATGGCCTTGAGCACCTATCCCTACGTTTTCCTGCTCAGCACTGAAAGCTTCAGCATCTGCGGTCGCCGTCAACTAGAAGCCTGCCGTTGCCTCGGAGTGGGTCCATGGGAAAGCTTTCGACGCATCGCCCTCCCGATGGCTCTCCCTGCCATAGGAGCGGGAATCGCCCTGATGGGAATGGAGGTGGTCAACGAACTTGGGGCCGTTCAACTCCTAGGCATTCCAAGTCTCTCCGCTGGAATTCTCCAAGCCTGGCAACTCGAAGGAAACCCAGCAGGAGCGGTAGGACTTGCCCTAGTCACGCTGATCATCGTGACGGGTCTGTTGATTGGCGAACGCAAACTGCGTCGTCGTAGCCGTCGATGGTCGGAAGGCCTAACGGGTGGAGAATCCCCGAACTGGACTCTCACTGGAACGAGAGCCTTGGCCGCTCAGGCCTTGGGGTTCATTCCACCGTTTCTCAGTCTTGGCACGCCCTTGATCTGGGCCTGCTTGAACCTTGATCAACTTCAAACCGGTTTGCAACCAGAACTGTTGCTGTTGACCTTGCGCAGTCTTGGTCTCGCCCTCGCCGCGGCAGGTTTGGCCTTGGCAGCGGCCTTGCTCCTGGCGATCACAAAACGCTGGACCACGGCCCCTTGGCTGCACAGCCTCACCTTTCTCGCCGGACTCGGATACGCGATTCCAGGTGCGGTGCTCGCCCTGGCCTTACTGCTCATCGGTGGGCCCTGGCAGCTCTCACCCATCCTGCTGTTGCTCTGGGGCTACAGCGATCGCTTCCTTGCCGTTGCCAAAGGGGGACTTGATGCAGGCTTGGAACGCATGTCACCCAGCCTGGACGAGGCAGCCACCGGCCTGGGCTGTCGCTGGCCGGATGTGCTCCGTCGCATTCACATCCCCCTGCTGCGGGGCCCGCTCGCGGTCGGTGCACTGCTTGTCTTTGTGGACACGGTGAAGGAGCTACCTCTCACCTTCGCGCTTCGCCCCTTTGATTTCGACACCCTTTCCGTGCGGGTCTTTCAATACGCGAGCGACGAACGGCTCGCCGCAGCGCTTTGGCCTGCCTTGATGATCCTGGGACTCGGACTCATTGCTGCAGCGGCCCTGATTCCAGGCCTCGATCACACAACTGAGACTTAA
- a CDS encoding esterase-like activity of phytase family protein, with protein MVWPLPELPMRWEALPCPLEAGWALIRLWELPKRADNGLSLGGFSAAAYQASDDRLWLVSDASRGYLLPVGPLAKALRTGDPLQVGPRLVLRDQSGTPLPPSFDAEGLVLTGNHGVWIVSEGRRQAGHQARLQRFSLRNGWLLETKRLPPAWTARPGQGLAVNQGPESLTRSSDGGLVLAAEAPLLQDLAQGDTDGVRLAHLDREGVLEERGRLPLDSSDSDPAETDPEETDSEETVGLTELLALDGPPALLALIRRHRPLHWTAKLQLFSWPARPSPLALQPITGWDFTTEEVPRENWEGLAWGPKLDDGRRTLVIVSDDNFSLIQRNLVGLLAPRRSPRCRSLPKD; from the coding sequence ATGGTGTGGCCGCTCCCTGAACTCCCAATGCGCTGGGAGGCTTTGCCCTGTCCGCTGGAGGCTGGCTGGGCTCTGATTCGTCTGTGGGAACTCCCAAAACGAGCCGATAACGGGCTGTCCCTTGGAGGGTTTTCAGCAGCTGCCTACCAGGCTTCGGATGACCGGCTTTGGTTGGTGAGTGATGCGTCTCGGGGATATTTGTTGCCAGTTGGCCCTCTTGCAAAAGCATTACGAACAGGCGATCCATTGCAGGTTGGTCCTCGCTTGGTTTTGCGTGACCAAAGTGGAACTCCTCTTCCTCCCTCTTTTGACGCAGAGGGTTTGGTGCTGACGGGCAACCACGGGGTTTGGATTGTTAGCGAGGGGCGCCGTCAAGCAGGGCACCAGGCGCGTCTTCAGCGCTTTTCGCTTCGCAATGGATGGTTATTGGAGACCAAGCGTCTGCCTCCTGCATGGACAGCTCGTCCTGGTCAGGGACTCGCTGTGAATCAAGGGCCCGAGTCTTTAACGCGATCCAGCGATGGGGGACTTGTGCTGGCAGCAGAGGCTCCGTTGCTTCAGGATCTCGCTCAAGGGGATACGGATGGCGTTCGGTTAGCGCATTTGGACCGGGAAGGTGTCCTGGAAGAGCGTGGTCGCTTGCCTCTCGATTCCAGCGACTCAGATCCAGCAGAAACAGATCCAGAAGAAACCGATTCAGAAGAAACGGTGGGACTCACCGAACTTCTTGCATTGGATGGCCCACCAGCATTGTTGGCACTGATTCGTCGTCATCGGCCACTTCATTGGACGGCCAAGCTTCAATTGTTCTCTTGGCCTGCACGTCCGTCTCCGTTGGCTTTGCAGCCCATCACGGGTTGGGATTTCACAACTGAGGAGGTTCCTCGCGAAAATTGGGAGGGTCTGGCTTGGGGGCCAAAGCTTGACGATGGGCGTCGCACTCTCGTGATCGTCAGTGACGATAATTTCAGTCTGATTCAGCGAAATTTGGTGGGACTGTTGGCTCCGCGCCGTAGCCCTCGATGCCGGTCATTACCGAAGGATTAA
- a CDS encoding lysylphosphatidylglycerol synthase transmembrane domain-containing protein, protein MLKRLSLPGGLRLWITLLTLAFVGVALASHATGLRALTISRQGWWWLLMGLGLSWLSLVVNALAWKVLVVWLGHQPGRLALVPLYLRSNLLKYLPGGIWHFLDRFRALRPQLGGGKALVSVLMEPMVMAVAALLWVPFGGFQNGLALLCVLPSALLMPRWREPLLRRLETSKLRQLNRVDPGSTTSIEDEELGSGRTSYPWWPLVTELLFVLCRFAGFWCCLQTFGLLAGQPLGLWLAAFALAWTAGLVVPAAPGGLGVFEVVLLFRMGTMVPEAPLLAVALSYRLLVTLADLIAAAAVKGDAWMAAKVRV, encoded by the coding sequence GTGCTGAAACGGCTTTCTTTGCCTGGTGGTTTACGGCTTTGGATCACCCTGCTCACCCTCGCCTTTGTAGGAGTGGCATTGGCAAGCCATGCCACAGGATTGCGCGCTCTCACCATTAGCCGACAGGGATGGTGGTGGTTGTTGATGGGGCTTGGCTTGAGTTGGCTCAGTTTGGTGGTCAATGCCCTGGCTTGGAAGGTCTTGGTGGTTTGGCTCGGGCATCAGCCTGGACGCTTGGCCTTGGTGCCGCTTTATCTCCGCAGCAACTTGCTCAAATATCTGCCTGGTGGCATTTGGCATTTCCTCGATCGTTTTCGTGCTCTCAGGCCTCAACTTGGTGGCGGCAAAGCTTTGGTGTCGGTGTTGATGGAGCCGATGGTGATGGCCGTTGCTGCCTTGCTGTGGGTGCCATTTGGTGGGTTTCAAAACGGGTTGGCGTTGCTCTGTGTTCTTCCTTCCGCGCTGCTGATGCCGCGTTGGCGTGAGCCTTTGTTGCGTCGGCTGGAGACCAGCAAGTTGCGCCAGCTCAATCGCGTGGACCCTGGGAGTACGACCTCCATTGAGGATGAGGAATTGGGCAGCGGCAGAACGTCTTACCCCTGGTGGCCCCTGGTCACTGAACTGTTGTTCGTGCTCTGTCGATTTGCGGGGTTTTGGTGCTGCTTGCAGACGTTCGGACTCCTGGCTGGGCAGCCTCTAGGCCTTTGGCTTGCGGCCTTTGCCCTCGCCTGGACGGCTGGCCTGGTTGTTCCTGCTGCTCCAGGTGGTTTGGGGGTGTTTGAGGTGGTTCTGTTGTTTCGTATGGGCACGATGGTGCCGGAGGCGCCGTTGCTTGCGGTGGCACTCAGTTACAGATTGCTCGTGACCTTGGCCGATCTGATCGCTGCCGCTGCTGTGAAGGGTGATGCCTGGATGGCAGCAAAGGTTCGCGTTTAA